One window of Alkaliphilus metalliredigens QYMF genomic DNA carries:
- the spoIIIAF gene encoding stage III sporulation protein AF, whose protein sequence is MEMIREWVVTILSVIIFVTFIEILIPNSNYKRYVNVVIGLLVMVIILSPLNKLIRGDVDMTESMLETSQKIEHLTMEKRLDSYEAHQSEMIIGVYEDNLKKQIKMRIEDRMDYRVASIDLDIEVKDQANLGHINEISLTLHSQANEVIENANIELVKVSVQISEKNNNTQDIKSISISNEEEDVIRELSDYYNIAKDNVFVQILKEN, encoded by the coding sequence ATGGAAATGATTAGAGAATGGGTTGTAACGATATTGTCTGTCATTATTTTTGTAACCTTCATAGAAATTTTAATCCCTAATTCAAATTACAAAAGGTATGTCAATGTCGTAATAGGGTTATTGGTGATGGTTATTATTCTAAGTCCTCTCAATAAGCTAATAAGAGGCGACGTAGATATGACGGAAAGTATGCTTGAGACCTCTCAAAAAATAGAACATTTAACGATGGAAAAAAGACTTGATAGCTATGAAGCACATCAAAGTGAAATGATTATTGGAGTATATGAGGATAATCTAAAGAAACAGATTAAAATGCGAATCGAAGATAGAATGGATTATCGTGTGGCATCTATAGATTTAGACATTGAAGTAAAGGATCAAGCAAATCTAGGACACATTAATGAAATATCATTAACTTTGCATTCCCAAGCAAATGAAGTGATTGAAAATGCAAATATAGAGCTCGTAAAAGTTAGTGTTCAAATAAGTGAAAAAAATAATAATACTCAGGACATTAAAAGCATATCCATAAGTAATGAAGAAGAGGATGTAATAAGGGAACTAAGTGACTATTACAACATAGCAAAAGACAACGTTTTTGTACAAATACTTAAGGAAAATTAG
- the spoIIIAG gene encoding stage III sporulation protein AG, translating into MSERKWDEVLKGLLSKKYVANIIVLMAIAVIALIVSSDFLAPNTKPNNIQSDPLGDTLVQQNQGNLTDEERIEGRLKAILENIRGAGTVEVMITFEIGPEIIPASNVVQSQDLTEEKDANGGERTITSTNTNETIVTTNDSGGNNPLVLKEIKPQINGVIVVAQGAENAEVKRKLYDAVRTVLQVSGHKVQIYPKK; encoded by the coding sequence ATGAGTGAGAGAAAATGGGATGAAGTACTAAAGGGGTTACTGTCAAAAAAGTATGTGGCTAATATAATTGTACTTATGGCGATAGCAGTTATTGCATTAATTGTTTCCAGTGATTTTCTTGCCCCAAACACGAAGCCAAATAACATTCAAAGCGACCCATTGGGAGACACACTGGTTCAACAAAATCAAGGTAATCTAACAGATGAAGAGCGGATAGAAGGGAGGCTAAAGGCAATATTAGAGAATATTCGTGGAGCAGGAACTGTAGAAGTCATGATTACCTTTGAGATAGGACCTGAAATTATTCCTGCTTCAAATGTTGTACAATCTCAGGATTTGACTGAGGAAAAAGATGCCAATGGCGGCGAAAGGACTATCACTTCAACAAACACAAATGAGACAATCGTCACCACAAATGATAGTGGTGGGAATAACCCCCTGGTATTGAAAGAAATCAAACCACAGATCAATGGCGTGATTGTCGTTGCACAGGGGGCGGAAAATGCTGAAGTGAAAAGGAAACTGTATGATGCAGTTAGAACCGTTTTACAGGTGTCTGGACATAAAGTCCAAATTTATCCTAAAAAATAA
- a CDS encoding SpoIIIAH-like family protein gives MKINIHRRKNFVILSLILMLGLIGYVNYSLNKQSLLQTSNELEKYELGMLEESGMLRELLDDEEEVFNEEDPEGIEDELGDIETEESGDVETEEMSFDEPRMNNATIVDSLDNNQVIDIAQETSAEIAQVITSKETMRSSAYFIESKLERDKKRSEMMNSLSEMINNTNTSQAMRGQAEDIKLQVIVSTETEVFIENMIMAKGFNDAIVYLSDESISIVVQSQQLTEKDVAQIVDIVRRETDITMDKIIIMNKD, from the coding sequence ATGAAAATTAACATCCATAGAAGAAAAAACTTTGTAATATTGTCCTTGATTCTGATGTTGGGTCTCATTGGATATGTCAACTATAGTCTAAATAAGCAATCCTTACTTCAAACATCTAATGAACTTGAAAAATACGAACTGGGTATGTTAGAAGAGAGTGGAATGCTACGGGAGTTGTTAGATGATGAAGAAGAAGTGTTTAATGAAGAAGACCCCGAGGGGATAGAGGATGAATTAGGAGATATAGAGACAGAAGAATCAGGCGATGTAGAGACAGAAGAAATGTCTTTTGACGAACCACGTATGAACAATGCCACCATAGTAGATAGTTTAGACAATAATCAAGTAATAGATATTGCACAAGAAACCAGTGCAGAAATTGCACAAGTGATTACAAGTAAGGAAACCATGAGAAGTTCTGCCTATTTCATTGAAAGTAAGCTAGAAAGAGACAAAAAACGTAGTGAAATGATGAATAGCTTATCTGAGATGATAAATAATACCAATACCAGTCAAGCCATGAGAGGTCAGGCAGAAGACATAAAGCTACAGGTGATTGTTAGTACAGAAACAGAAGTATTTATAGAAAATATGATTATGGCAAAAGGCTTTAATGATGCAATTGTATACCTATCAGATGAATCAATTAGTATTGTGGTTCAAAGTCAGCAATTAACAGAAAAAGATGTTGCTCAGATCGTAGACATAGTCAGAAGAGAAACCGATATTACCATGGATAAAATAATTATAATGAATAAAGATTAG
- a CDS encoding Asp23/Gls24 family envelope stress response protein, with protein sequence MDHVDNLEYGEVKIADEVVATIAGLAATAIKGVAGMSGGLAGGIAEMLGKKSLSKGVKLEVKERDASIDLYIILEYGTKIPDVSWEIQNNVKKTIETMTGLSVLEVNIHVQGINFPKEEKEQEVKTQPNK encoded by the coding sequence GTGGATCATGTGGATAATTTAGAGTATGGAGAAGTGAAAATCGCTGATGAAGTAGTTGCCACCATAGCAGGCTTAGCAGCTACTGCAATAAAAGGTGTTGCCGGAATGAGTGGAGGATTAGCTGGTGGTATTGCTGAAATGCTCGGTAAAAAAAGTTTATCAAAGGGTGTAAAGCTAGAAGTGAAAGAACGCGATGCATCAATTGATCTATATATTATCTTAGAATATGGAACAAAGATTCCAGATGTTTCTTGGGAGATACAAAACAATGTAAAAAAAACCATTGAAACCATGACAGGTCTTTCGGTATTAGAAGTGAATATACACGTACAAGGAATCAACTTTCCAAAAGAGGAAAAAGAACAAGAAGTAAAAACGCAACCAAACAAATAA
- the nusB gene encoding transcription antitermination factor NusB — protein sequence MSRKLAREFCMKVLFEMEMNNEMNVESIKLYMDREPQKIEQQEYVHTSITKTIENLEEIDTYIKQYSKGWKLNRIANVDLAILRLALTEMLHMGEIPYRVSVNEAIELGKKYSAEESASFINGILGRFIEEEEGIKNDD from the coding sequence GTGAGTCGTAAATTAGCAAGGGAATTTTGTATGAAAGTTTTATTTGAAATGGAAATGAACAATGAAATGAATGTAGAAAGCATCAAATTATACATGGATAGAGAACCACAAAAAATAGAGCAACAGGAATATGTACATACCAGCATTACTAAAACAATAGAAAATTTAGAAGAAATTGACACCTATATAAAGCAGTATTCAAAGGGCTGGAAGTTGAATCGAATTGCAAATGTAGATTTGGCTATATTAAGATTGGCCTTAACAGAAATGCTGCATATGGGTGAAATTCCCTATCGTGTATCGGTCAATGAAGCCATTGAATTAGGCAAAAAGTATAGTGCTGAAGAGTCTGCCTCCTTTATTAATGGGATTTTAGGAAGATTTATAGAAGAAGAAGAAGGAATTAAGAATGACGACTAG
- a CDS encoding Kae1-like domain-containing protein, with product MTTRKQAILGIDTSNYMTSLAIMNLQGALLSEERSLLPVKTGNLGLRQSDALFHHIKNLPVLCKKLMQQVDSINIVGISASVKPRPLADSYMPVFLASQSFATSMASLMNVPFYSFSHQEGHIEAGFWSQARTCTQEFLVLHISGGTTEMLKVVPYDNRYDIEIVGGSKDISAGQLIDRIGVRLDMPFPAGPHLESLSLEWQGPKIKLPISVKEGWVNFSGLETHITRLLNQEYSSQQIASSLFHTIGQSLVLMIKTAKFQSLIKTALVVGGVASNQQIRTLIEKELSSENIEVLFGQTQYCSDNAVGIAALGVKSYLNRNQTHSEKSET from the coding sequence ATGACGACTAGGAAGCAGGCTATACTTGGAATTGATACTTCTAACTATATGACTTCACTAGCTATTATGAATTTACAAGGAGCCCTTTTAAGTGAAGAAAGAAGTCTCTTACCTGTAAAAACAGGAAATCTGGGATTAAGACAGTCCGATGCTTTATTTCATCATATTAAAAACTTGCCGGTGCTATGTAAAAAACTGATGCAACAAGTTGATTCCATTAATATTGTTGGAATCAGTGCCTCGGTAAAGCCAAGACCTTTGGCGGACTCTTATATGCCTGTGTTTTTAGCATCACAGTCTTTTGCAACTTCAATGGCAAGTTTGATGAATGTCCCATTCTATTCTTTTAGTCACCAGGAAGGTCATATTGAAGCTGGTTTCTGGTCACAAGCGAGAACCTGCACCCAAGAATTTTTAGTTTTACATATATCTGGAGGAACAACAGAAATGTTAAAGGTAGTACCCTATGACAACAGATATGATATAGAGATTGTTGGAGGTTCTAAAGATATTAGTGCGGGACAATTAATCGATCGAATCGGTGTCAGGTTAGACATGCCTTTCCCTGCAGGACCTCATTTAGAAAGTCTTAGTTTGGAATGGCAGGGCCCTAAAATAAAACTTCCTATATCAGTTAAAGAAGGATGGGTTAACTTTTCTGGATTAGAAACCCATATTACAAGATTGCTGAATCAAGAGTATAGTAGTCAACAAATTGCCAGTTCTTTATTTCATACAATCGGTCAATCTTTAGTGTTGATGATTAAGACTGCCAAGTTTCAGAGTCTTATTAAAACTGCACTGGTGGTTGGAGGTGTTGCATCGAACCAACAGATTAGGACTTTGATAGAAAAAGAATTATCTAGTGAAAACATCGAAGTACTTTTTGGACAAACCCAATATTGTTCAGATAATGCAGTGGGAATTGCAGCATTAGGAGTAAAGTCATATCTCAATAGAAATCAGACCCATTCTGAAAAATCAGAAACCTAA